From a region of the Alnus glutinosa chromosome 1, dhAlnGlut1.1, whole genome shotgun sequence genome:
- the LOC133858643 gene encoding metalloendoproteinase 2-MMP-like: MDFKPFSLLSLTPLLLVLLLLPLLSHATSPKSHDKKSSPFEFLKHLQGCHKGDKIKGINDLKKYLEKFGYLSYSHSKNNTYANDDDFDELLESAIKTYQLNYHLNASGTLDDKTVSKMMMPRCGVADIVNGTNWMRPGKKGHHNVHGSLHTVSHYSFFRNSPKWPPSKYHLTYGFLSGTPTAAMNPVAQAFQTWASRTHFSFSQAQGVSNADIKIGFHRGNHGDGNPFDGTGGILAHAFAPTDGRFHYDADESWSVGVRQGAFNLQTVALHEIGHLLGLGHSEVEGAIMYASISAGVSKGLHADDIQGIKALYSV; the protein is encoded by the coding sequence ATGGATTTCAAacctttctctctcctctcattGACTCCCCTCCTCCtcgtcctcctcctcctccctctCCTTTCTCATGCAACTTCACCAAAGTCGCATGACAAAAAATCTTCACCCTTCGAGTTTCTCAAGCACCTTCAGGGATGTCACAAGGGTGATAAGATCAAAGGCATCAACGACCTCAAAAAATACCTCGAAAAATTTGGTTATCTAAGCTATAGccattccaaaaataacacctaTGCCAACGACGACGATTTCGACGAGCTCTTGGAATCGGCCATCAAAACTTACCAACTCAATTACCATCTCAATGCGAGCGGCACTTTGGATGACAAAACAGTATCAAAGATGATGATGCCTCGCTGCGGCGTGGCAGACATCGTCAATGGTACAAATTGGATGCGTCCGGGAAAGAAGGGGCATCACAACGTCCATGGCTCATTGCATACCGTCTCTCACTATTCTTTCTTCCGCAACAGTCCAAAGTGGCCGCCCTCCAAGTATCACCTCACTTATGGATTTCTCTCTGGCACCCCAACCGCAGCCATGAACCCCGTTGCACAAGCCTTCCAGACATGGGCCTCACGCACACACTTCTCCTTCTCACAGGCTCAAGGCGTTTCAAACGCGGATATTAAAATTGGTTTTCATCGTGGGAATCACGGAGACGGGAACCCTTTTGATGGAACCGGTGGCATCCTGGCTCATGCTTTTGCCCCAACTGACGGGAGATTCCATTATGATGCAGATGAGTCATGGAGTGTGGGTGTGAGGCAAGGTGCATTTAACTTGCAGACAGTTGCCTTGCATGAAATTGGGCACCTTCTTGGACTCGGGCATAGCGAAGTTGAGGGAGCTATCATGTACGCTAGCATCTCTGCAGGAGTGAGCAAAGGTCTGCATGCTGACGATATTCAAGGAATTAAAGCCTTATATAGCGTTTGA
- the LOC133858697 gene encoding metalloendoproteinase 2-MMP-like, which yields MAFKAFSLLSLTPLLLLLLLLLLPLLSHATSPKSHDKKSSPFEFLKHLQGCHKGDKIKGIHNLKKFLEKFGYLSYSHSKNNTHANDDDFDELLESAIKTYQLNYHLNASGTLDDKTVSKMMMPRCGVADIVNGTNWMRPGKKGHHNGHGSLHTISHYSFFPRSPKWPPSKYHLTYGFLSGTPTAAMNPVAQAFQTWASRTHFTFSQAQGVSNADIKIGFHRGDHGDGYPFDGTEGILAHAFAPTDGRFHYDADESWSVGVTPGAFDLQTVALHEIGHLLGLDHSEVEGAIMYAYIPEGAAKGLHTDDIQGIKALYI from the coding sequence ATGGCTTTCAAAGCTTTTTCTCTCCTCTCATTGactcccctcctcctcctcctcctcctcctcctcctccctctCCTTTCTCATGCAACTTCACCAAAGTCGCATGACAAAAAATCTTCACCCTTCGAGTTTCTCAAGCACCTTCAGGGATGTCACAAGGGTGATAAGATCAAAGGCATCCACAACCTCAAAAAATTCCTCGAAAAATTTGGTTATCTAAGCTATAGccattccaaaaataacacccaTGCCAACGATGATGATTTCGACGAACTCTTGGAATCGGCCATCAAAACTTACCAACTCAATTACCATCTCAATGCGAGTGGCACTTTGGATGACAAAACAGTATCAAAGATGATGATGCCTCGTTGCGGCGTGGCAGACATCGTCAATGGTACAAATTGGATGCGTCCGGGAAAGAAGGGGCATCACAACGGCCATGGTTCATTGCATACCATCTCTCACTATTCTTTCTTCCCCAGAAGTCCAAAGTGGCCGCCCTCCAAGTATCACCTCACTTATGGATTTCTCTCTGGCACCCCAACCGCAGCCATGAACCCCGTTGCACAAGCCTTTCAGACATGGGCCTCACGCACACACTTCACCTTCTCACAGGCTCAAGGCGTCTCAAACGCGGATATTAAAATTGGTTTTCATCGTGGCGATCATGGAGACGGGTACCCTTTTGATGGAACCGAAGGCATCTTGGCTCATGCTTTTGCTCCAACTGACGGGAGATTCCATTATGATGCTGATGAGTCATGGAGTGTGGGCGTGACGCCAGGTGCATTTGACTTGCAGACAGTTGCCTTGCATGAAATTGGGCACCTTCTTGGACTCGATCACAGCGAAGTTGAGGGAGCTATTATGTACGCGTACATTCCTGAAGGAGCGGCCAAAGGTTTGCATACAGATGATATTCAAGGAATTAaagccttatatatataa
- the LOC133872737 gene encoding protein FAR1-RELATED SEQUENCE 5-like, with the protein MKIRVDKKKGKYYVHSLELSHNHALHVPQCAHMMPSQQKISKAQELEIDLAEASGIKLKDSYEFMGRQASGKDVLGYTKQDQKNYLHNKRQRELKYVSFDATYRTNKEYRPLAMFVGFNHHREVVIFGAALLYDETIESFQWLFETFFEVMLGKKPNTIFTDQDPAMAKAISLVMPDTYHQLCTWHLMQNALKHVGHLLRGENGFRSDLNACFKVWEEEEEFLSAWNDILHKHNVYDNSWLQRLFEVKDKWAKAYVKMSFSAGITSTQLSESLNADLNDYLQSDYDIVKFFTHFERLLNDKHYKELLAEYNLRQKLPKIKMKSPMLIQAA; encoded by the exons ATGAAAATTCGAgttgataaaaaaaaggggaaatatTATGTACATAGTCTTGAGCTCAGTCATAATCATGCTCTTCATGTTCCACAATGCGCTCACATGATGCCATCACAACAAAAGATCTCAAAAGCACAAGAATTAGAAATTGATTTGGCTGAGGCTAGTggtataaaattaaaagattcatATGAGTTCATGGGCAGGCAAGCCAGTGGGAAAGATGTTCTTGGTTACACTAAGCAAGATCAAAAGAACTACCTTCACAACAAACGACAACGAGAGCTGAAATATG TTTCTTTTGATGCGACATACAGAACTAATAAGGAGTATCGACCGCTTGCAATGTTTGTTGGGTTTAATCATCATAGAGAGGTTGTGATATTTGGGGCTGCACTTCTATACGATGAAACTATAGAGTCCTTCCAATGGTTGTTTGAAACTTTCTTTGAGGTGATGTTGGGGAAGAAGCCAAATACAATCTTTACTGATCAAGATCCAGCAATGGCAAAAGCTATCTCATTAGTGATGCCTGATACTTACCATCAATTGTGTACGTGGCATTTAATGCAAAATGCTTTGAAACATGTTGGTCATTTATTAAGAGGTGAGAATGGGTTTAGAAGTGATCTCAATGcatgttttaaagtttgggaagaggaagaggagttTCTTAGTGCTTGGAATGATATACTTCATAAGCACAATGTATATGATAATTCTTGGCTACAACGTTTATTTGAAGTGAAAGATAAATGGGCTAAGGCATATGTTAAGATGTCTTTTTCTGCAGGAATAACTTCGACACAATTGAGTGAAAGTTTGAATGCTGACTTGAATGATTATTTACAATCAGATTATGATATTGTAAAGTTCTTCACACATTTTGAAAGATTACTTAATGATAAGCACTACAAGGAATTGTTGGCAGAGTATAATTTAAGGCAAAAGTTACCAAAAATTAAGATGAAGTCACCTATGTTGATACAAGCAGCATAG
- the LOC133858586 gene encoding metalloendoproteinase 3-MMP-like, giving the protein MAFKAFSLLSLTPLLLVLVFLPLLSHATSPKSHDKKSSPFEFLKHLQGCHKGDKIKGIHDLKKYLEKFGYLSYSHSKKNTHANDDDFDELLESAIKTYQLNYHLNASGTLDDKTVSKMMMPRCGVADIVNGTNWMRPGKKGHHNGHGSLHTVSHYSFFRNSPKWPPSKYHLTYGFLSGTPTAAMNPVAQAFQTWASRTHFSFSQAQGVSNADIKIGFHRGNHGDGNPFDGTGGILAHAFAPTDGRFHYDADESWSVGVRPGAFDLQTVALHEIGHLLGLGHSEVEGAIMYASISAGVSKGLHADDIQGIKALYNV; this is encoded by the coding sequence ATGGCTTTCAAAGCTTTTTCTCTCCTCTCATTGACTCCCCTCCTCCTCGTCCTCGTCTTCCTCCCTCTCCTTTCTCATGCAACTTCACCAAAGTCGCATGACAAAAAATCTTCACCCTTCGAGTTTCTCAAGCACCTTCAGGGATGTCACAAGGGTGATAAGATCAAAGGCATCCACGACCTCAAAAAATACCTCGAAAAATTTGGTTATCTAAGCTATAGCCATTCCAAAAAAAACACCCATGCCAACGACGACGATTTCGACGAGCTCTTGGAATCAGCCATCAAAACTTACCAACTCAATTACCATCTCAATGCGAGTGGCACTTTGGATGACAAAACAGTATCAAAGATGATGATGCCTCGTTGCGGCGTGGCAGACATCGTCAATGGTACAAATTGGATGCGTCCGGGAAAGAAGGGGCATCACAACGGCCATGGCTCATTGCATACCGTCTCTCACTATTCTTTCTTCCGCAACAGTCCAAAGTGGCCGCCCTCCAAGTATCACCTCACTTATGGATTTCTCTCTGGCACCCCAACCGCAGCCATGAACCCCGTTGCACAAGCCTTCCAGACATGGGCCTCACGCACACACTTCTCCTTCTCACAGGCTCAAGGCGTTTCAAACGCGGATATTAAAATTGGTTTTCATCGTGGGAATCACGGAGACGGGAACCCTTTTGATGGAACCGGTGGCATCCTGGCTCATGCTTTTGCTCCAACTGACGGGAGATTCCATTATGATGCAGATGAGTCATGGAGTGTGGGTGTGAGGCCAGGTGCATTTGACTTGCAGACAGTTGCCTTGCATGAAATTGGTCACCTTCTTGGACTCGGGCATAGCGAAGTTGAGGGAGCTATCATGTACGCTAGCATCTCTGCAGGAGTGAGCAAAGGTCTGCATGCTGACGATATTCAAGGAATTAAAGCCTTATATAACGTTTGA